One Brachionichthys hirsutus isolate HB-005 unplaced genomic scaffold, CSIRO-AGI_Bhir_v1 contig_1473, whole genome shotgun sequence genomic window carries:
- the LOC137916830 gene encoding elongation factor 1-gamma-like: protein MAAGTLYTYPENWRAFKAQIAAQYSGANVKLASNPPAFTFGQTNRTPAFLNNFPLGKVPAYQGDDGFCLFESNAIAHYLGDDALRGATPQAAAQVLQWVSFADSEIIPPASAWVFPTLGIMQFNKQATEQAKEDVKRVLAVLNKHLNTRTFLVGERVSLADIAVACSMLWLYKQVLEPSFRQPYPNVTRWFVTCVNQPQFKAVLGEVKLCEKMAQFDAKKFAEVQPKKETTKRDKGAKDPAKTQEKKKDKKKEEKPAPEEMDECEAALAAEPKTKDPFAHLPRSAFILDDFKKKYCNEDTLGVALPYFWENFDREGFSIWFSSYKYSEDLRQTFMSCNLISGMFQRLEKLARNAFASVLLFGANNDSSISGIWVFRGHELPFTLSDAWNVDYLSYDWRMLDPDSEECKTMVKEYFACEGEFTHVGKAFCQSKTFK from the exons ATGGCGGCGGGG ACTCTGTACACTTACCCAGAGAACTGGCGTGCCTTTAAGGCCCAGATTGCCGCACAGTACAGTGGGGCAAACGTCAAACTCGCCAGCAACCCCCCTGCCTTCACCTTTGGGCAGACGAACCGGACTCCTGCCTTCCTAAACAACTTCCCTCTGGGCAAG GTACCAGCTTACCAGGGGGACGACGGCTTCTGTCTGTTCGAGAGTAATGCCATTGCTCACTACT TGGGCGATGATGCCCTGCGCGGTGCCACTCCCCAAGCTGCCGCCCAAGTTCTGCAGTGGGTGAGCTTTGCTGACTCTGAGATCATCCCTCCAGCCAGTGCGTGGGTCTTCCCCACTCTGGGAATCATGCAGTTCAACAAGCAG GCGACAGAGCAGGCCAAGGAGGATGTGAAGAGGGTCCTTGCCGTGCTGAACAAACATCTGAACACGCGCACTTTCCTGGTGGGGGAGAGGGTCAGCCTTGCTGACATCGCTGTGGCCTGCTCCATGCTCTGGCTCTACAAACAG GTGCTTGAGCCTTCCTTCCGTCAGCCTTACCCCAATGTGACCCGCTGGTTTGTCACCTGCGTCAACCAGCCCCAGTTCAAGGCTGTCCTTGGAGAGGTTAAGCTGTGTGAGAAGATGGCTCAGTTTGATG CCAAGAAATTTGCTGAGGTGCAGCCTAAGAAAGAAACTacaaagagagacaaaggaGCAAAGGATCCAGCCAAGAcccaagagaagaagaaggacaagaaaaaggaagaaaagccTGCCCCAGAAGAGATGGATGAGTGTGAGGCTGCTTTGGCTGCTGAGCCCAAAACCAAGGACCCTTTTGCACACCTGCCTAGGAG TGCATTTATCCTGGATGATTTCAAGAAAAAGTATTGCAATGAGGATACACTGGGAGTAGCCCTTCCGTACTTCTGGGAGAACTTCGACCGTGAGGGGTTCTCAATCTGGTTTTCCAGCTACAAATATTCTGAAGATCTTAGACAGACCTTCATGAGCTGCAACCTTATCTCAG GTATGTTCCAGCGCCTGGAAAAACTCGCAAGGAATGCCTTTGCGAGTGTCCTTTTGTTTGGCGCGAATAATGACAGCAGCATCTCTGGAATCTGGGTATTCAGAGGCCACGAGTTGCCCTTTAct TTGTCTGATGCCTGGAATGTTGACTACCTGTCGTATGACTGGCGCATGCTGGATCCAGACAGTGAGGAATGCAAGACCATGGTAAAGGAGTACTTTGCTTGTGAGGGAGAGTTTACGCATGTTGGTAAAGCCTTCTGCCAGAGCAAAACCTTCAAGTGA